AGAAGGAATTAAGGGAGCTAAAGCAGTAGCTGGTGCAATATTTTTGGCTCGAACTGGAAAAAATAAAGAAGAGATTAGACAATTTGTAGCTGATAGATTCTACAATCTCGATTTTACGCTGGATGCTATCCGTCCCTCATATCAATTTGATAGTAGTTGTCAAGGAAGTGTTCCTCAAGCCATCGTAGCATTTTTAGAAGCAGAAGATTTTGAAGATGCGATTCGTAATGCAGTGTCTCTTGGTGGAGATAGTGACACCCTGGCTGCTATAGCTGGCAGTATCGCTGAACCATTTTTTGGCATTCCAGAAGAAATAGTCTATCGAACTACTGATTACCTACCTAGTTTAATTATGGAAGTTTCGTATTATTTCGAGCAAGATTATCCAAGTAAAGGTCTTAGATGTTCTCACATGAACGAAGGACAATTTGAAATGGTTAGCCTTTTCCAGTTAATAGATGATTGTGTTGGTAGAATCATTCCTAAAGGTGCACCGGTTGAAATATTAGAAGAATATCCGAATGGTGCAATCAAAGTACAACCTGATGAGCAATATATTCAGTTAGATTTTTCGTCCTTTGATAAAAATCTAATTGACTTCGCAAAGAAAAATAAGGTACAAGCTCCTTTTGATTTGGTAGTGGAGGGAGTTCAGAATGCAGTGGATAACTCATTGGATATGTTAGGTCAGCTTGGGAATGAGATTGGTAAAGGACTAGGTATCGTAGGCAATGAGGCAGGAAAAGTTGTTCAAGGTTCAGCAGATTTCGTAGGTCAAATTGGCGCTGATTTAGGAATAGGTCAGCTTGGGAATGAGATTGGTAAAGGACTAGGTATCGTAGGCAATGAGGCAGGAAAAGTTGTTCAAGGTTCAGTAGATTTCGTAGGTCAAATTGGCGCTGATTTAGGAAAAGGTTGGAATCATTTATGGAAATCGGCAAATAAGACGACTCAAACCAGGGACAAAACAAATCAAAAATCTGCTGAAATGTCTGGTGTAAAAAAAGAACCAGCTAAGAAAATGCATTTTGATTCTATGGAATCATTACAAAGTGTAGTTCATATCGTAAATGAAGCGGATTTATCAACTCTTGATCCAAATCGTGTCATTGCAGACAGTCCTCTAAAAGATGTGTTGGCTATGGGGCTAGGAGCAGGCTTAGGCGGTGTTGTTTCTTACGGTGCCTTATATGGACTAGGAACAGTGGGGCTTTCGGCTGCAGGAATTACCTCAGGTTTAGCTGCTGCTGGTGCCCTTGTTGGTGGTGGCATGGTAGCAGGTTTGTTTGTACTTGCAGCTCCAGTTGCAATTTTAGCTGGTGGTGGTTTAGCAATTGCCAATATTCTTACCCAACAACATCTCCAACAGGAGAAAAAACGCCTCTATAAAGTTGCATTACAAAAACATCAAGCTATCATCGAGGCTCTAAAATCTGAAAATCAAGAGAATAAAGAACGGATTGATTATTTGACCAGTTTAAATATTCTATTGCAAAAAGCTATTGAAGAATTGAAAGAGGATATAGGGATGCAAGATGAATCAGAACAAGCAGAGTCGATATAAATATAGCCATGGCGAAAAGGAAGTATTGAAAGTTCTAAAATACCAGCAACAGGAATTGGTAGGATTGGAAAAACAAAGACAGGAGGATACCAAACGACTTGATCAGCGAATCTCGACAAGTGAAGAACTTCTGATTTCTTTAGGTTATCAACTTCCAAGTAAAGCTAAGATGACTAAAAATAAAGAAGCTCAAATCGGTTCCAAGAAAGAGCGTGCCATACTTTCATGGGAACAATTAGTAGAAAAGGCTAATCAGCAAGTTCAGGACGATATTGTTTTTGAAGATATATTGACTGCTGATGAAATAGCAGAAAATCGTGAAGTCCTAACAGCACTTAGAGCTGAATACCAAGCAATTTATAACCTGGATAAATTTGATATCTTGCTTGGTGTGGGCAGTGGCATTCTAGCTTCTTTAGTTGATATTCTTTTAATTGGTATGCCAGCAAAGTCAGTTAATGCAGGACCGCTTGCCAACTATGTCAGAAATAGATTTGAGACTATTTTTTCTCCGGGTGATTTGGAGAATTGGAAATTTGCAAAAGTTCCATTTGACGCTCAGGATAATCGAAATACTGAACGTATTATAAATGGACTATCTCCACAATATCATCGTCTCTATTCCTTGGGGCATGATCCATTAGTGGGATTCATCATTGGAGTCTTGGATATCATGAATGGGCAGATGACTACAATTGATAAATTTGGCAAAATTGTAGTTCAAGACATGCCAAACTACCTAGATCGCAAAGAAGAAAATATCTTTTTTGCAATAGCTAAGCTATTAGTCCATTTTAAATCAGATATCACAACCTCAATGGGTTTACCTGCTCCTCTGATGGGTCTATTTAATCTCTTACAGTTTGGAGAAATTGGCAAAGAGGAAGAAACCATTGCTCAAATCGTTCAGGGAATGTATCAAGATGGATATGATTTTATTCACTTTGCTACTATGTCCATTCCAGTGATGCTGATCGAAGTTTTGGTTAGATTAGGCTATGCTTGTCGCCGCTTGTCACAGGGAGCCAGCCTTTCAGATGCTGTTGCTTTTTCTACTAATAGGAAAAAATATCCAAAGTTGGGAACCATACTCTTTACTGCTCATTCAGTGAGTACAGCTGTTAATCTCGGCAAAATCATTATTACTGAAAATCCCCTTGCCATTAACTATCCACAATGGTTAGCATTTTTCAAATACTCCTATCAAGAAGTCCATTATCGACTGTTTTTGGAATCAGAGCAAAAGAGGAAGTTCTTTGAGGAGAATGATAATTTACAATACGATCAAATTTATGCCAATATAGATAAGTTCTTTGAAGAGGTCAAAGAAGATTATCAACTGACAATATGAAAACACATTTTAAATCCTAGTCTCGGCTAGGATTTTCTTTGTATTCCAGCCCTCTACTACCCACAAATCTTCCCCATCCATGCTATAATAGAAACATGAAAAAAAATAAATTATTACTCATCGATGGCTCATCGGTAGCCTTCCGTGCTTTCTTTGCACTTTATAATCAAATCGACCGTTTCAAGAATGCCAATGGTCTGCATACCAACGCCATTTACGGCTTTAATCTGATGTTGGACCACATGATGAAGCGGATTGAGCCGACCCACATTCTCGTGGCTTTTGATGCTGGAAAGACCACCTTCCGTACTGAGATGTACGCCGATTACAAGGCGGGCCGGGCCAAGACACCAGACGAGTTCCGCGAGCAGTTCCCCTTCATCCGTCAGATGTTGGATGCTATGGGGGTTAAGTACTATGAACTGGCTCAGTACGAGGCAGATGATATTATCGGTACCTTGGACAAAATGGCAGAGCGGACAGACATTCCCTTCGATGTGACCATTGTCAGCGGTGACAAGGACTTGATCCAGCTGACAGACGAAAACACCGTAGTTGAGATTTCTAAGAAAGGCGTTGCCGAATTCGAAGAATTTACCCCAGCCTACCTCATGGAAAAAATGGGTATCACTCCCACTCAGTTTATCGACCTCAAAGCACTCATGGGTGATAAATCCGATAACATCCCTGGCGTGACCAAAATCGGTGAAAAAACAGGTCTTAAGCTCCTAACCGAATATGGTTCTTTGGATGGTATTTACGAGAATATCGACAGCATGAAGGCATCCAAGATGAAGGAAAACCTAATTGCTGATAAGGAACAGGCTTTTCTGTCACGCACTCTTGCGACCATCGACACTAATGCACCTATTGAAATCGGACTGGATGACCTTATCTACGAGGGACCAAAAGTCGAAGAACTAGGACAATTCTACGATGATATGGGCTTCAAGCAGTTGAGAGCTCAGTTGGGAACTAGCGCTGAGGAAGAACGTCCTGCAGTCGAGTTTCAAACAGTCACCGAATTGACTGAGGGCATGCTACACGCAGATCAATTTTTCTATTTTGAAATCTTGGGCGAAAACTACCATCGAGAAGACTTGGTGGGACTAGCTTGGGGTGACAAGGAGCAGATTTATGTTGGGGGACCAGAACTCCTCGACAGCCCAATCTTGCGTGATTTCTTAGAAAATCAGCCTGTTAAAACCTATGATTTTAAACGTGGAAAAGTCCTCCTAGCCCGTTACGGTATTGACTTGCCATTAGCTAGCTTTGACAGCCGTTTGGCCAAGTACCTCCTGTCAACAGTAGAGGACAACGCCATTACTACCATTGCCAATCTTTATGGTCAGTCCCGAGTGGTGCCAGACGAGGTGGTCTATGGCAAGGGGGCGAAACTGGCACTTCCAGAGAGACCAGAATACTTCTCACATCTTGCCAACAAGCTACAAGTTCTTATTGAAACAGAAGCAGTCATGTTAGAAAAACTGGAAGAAAACCAGCAAGTTTCCCTGCTCTTTGATATGGAATTGCCCCTAGCAAATGTCCTAGCCAAGATGGAAATCACAGGCATCAAGGTTCAAAAAGAAACCTTACAGACCATGCAGGCTGAAAATGAAGTTCTAATTGAACAGTTGACCAGGGAAATCTATGAGTTGGCTGGTCAGGAATTTAATATCAACTCGCCAAAACAACTGGGAACCATTCTCTTTGAAGACATGGGCTTGCCTTTGGAATACACCAAGAAAACCAAGACAGGTTACTCAACAGCCGTGGATGTCTTAGAAAGGCTTGCTCCAATTGCACCCGTCGTTTCCAAGATTTTGGACTACCGTCAGATTACCAAGTTGCAGTCAACCTATGTTATCGGCTTGCAGGATGCCATTTTAGAAGACGGTAAGATCCATACTCGATATGTGCAGGACTTGACCCAAACTGGTCGTCTGTCTTCGACGGACCCCAACCTGCAAAATATCCCTGTTCGTCTGGAACAAGGTCGCCTCATTCGTAAGGCTTTTGTACCTTCGCTTGAAGACAGTGTCCTTTTGGCATCCGACTATTCCCAGATTGAATTGCGGGTCTTGGCACATATTTCTAAGGATGAGCATTTGATTGAAGCCTTCCAAAAAGGTGTGGACATTCATACCTCGACAGCCATGCGGGTCTTTGGCATTGAAAAGGCTGAAGATGTGACGGCGAACGACCGTCGCAATGCCAAGGCAGTCAACTTCGGTGTGGTTTATGGCATATCAGATTTCGGCTTGTCCAACAACCTGGGCATTACTCGTAAAGAAGCCAAGGAATATATTGAAACCTACTTTGAACGTTTCCCAGGTATCAAGAACTATATGGAAACCATTGTTCGTGAGGCTAGAGATAAGGGCTTTGTAGAAACCATCTACAAGCGCCGTCGTGAATTGCCAGAAATCAATTCCCGTAATTTCAATGTCCGTAATTTTGCGGAACGGACTGCCATCAACTCCCCAATCCAAGGATCTGCCGCCGATATTCTCAAGGTAGCCATGATCAACTTGGACAAGGCGATTGTAGAAACAGGTCTGTCAACACGCATGCTCCTTCAGGTACACGATGAGATTGTGCTTGAAGTACCAAAAACTGAATTGGAAACAGTAAAAAAACTTGTGAAAGAAACCATGGAATCAGCTATTGCCTTGTCTGTTCCACTGATTGCCGATGAAAATGATGGACAGACCTGGTATGAAGCAAAATAGAAAGGAATGACATGAAGAAAACACTAGTATGTATTGGATTATGTAGCTTGCTTTTGGCAGGCTGTGGAGAAAAAACGGAAAACAAGGGTACCAACCCTTCTGGAGCTGATTTTTCAACACAATTACCTATTTTAAAAGAGAAACAAGACACAAGCAACGAAACCATGAATGTTCTTGCTAATGCTCCTGTCGTAGTTGTTAATGCTAATCCACCGGCAGATCCAGCTCAAAAAGGTCACAAAATCCATGCTGCCAACAATGGTGTTGCAGAAAAGGATGAGGCTGGCAATATTAAGGAACATTTCCGTTACTATGATGTGCCGGCAACTTGGACTATTAACGCTGAGAACACGGAAGATGAAACGATTGCAGCCGTCTATGATGTAAAGACCAATTCTAGTAACTTTATGGTTCAGCTGTATAATATCAATGCATTTAATACATCACCTCTTGAAGAAGGCCGTAATATGACACCAGAAGAGCTGGAGGCTCGTATGGCTGAAACCAACCATTCATTTATTGAAAAGACAATTGTCACCATAAACAACCAAGAATGGCAGGTCGGTCGTCAAATTATGAAGGATCAAAAAATGGCTCGTATTACCTTCTACCGTATGGAATCGACAGGTGCCTATGATGATTCAGTTGTCGTTGGCTCCATTTATTACTCCCTAGATCCAGGTATGGACAAGGACCGTACCAACCTTAAGAAAACAATTGGCGAGCTCAAGGACGTTCTGTACAATATTTCTAAGAAGTAAAGTTAGCTAGAATGAGGTAGCAGATGGTAGACTGGTTGAAGACTAGAACCTATGGTCAGCAATTTTGGGTTGGATTTTCCTTTTGTCTATTAGGTATGGTATTAGCCAGGGTTACTAAAATCAATTACCTGGCAAATCTCGGCTGTGCCTCCTATGCTGTCTTGATGTTGGTTTTTCCTAAACTCCCCAATCGGACACGGCTGACAGAAAAGGAAGAGAAGACCATTCGCTTGGTGGCAATCCTTGCACTTGTTTTATTTCTATTTATCTTTCGATTTGATGTATCCTAAAGGAGAAAGCTATGACCTATTCATTTCAAAATCCTAGTCAAACTGTCATTTTTGACTACTTGAAACAATCTAAAACTATTGCAGTTGTTGGTTTATCTAGCCGTGAAGAAACTGCAGCTTATCGGGTATCCAAGCTTATGCAAGAAGCAGGATACAAGATTATTCCTGTCAATCCAAGGGCAGTAGGCGAAACCATCCTAGGAGAGCAGGTCTATGCTAGCCTCTTGGAAATTGACCAGCCGGTAGATATTGTCAATGTTTTTCGTCGGAGTGAGTTTCTGGCAGATGTGGCGCGTGAATTTGTTCAAACAGATGCGAAAATCTTTTGGGCTCAACTCGGTTTAGAAAGCCAAGAAGCAGAAGACTTTCTCCGTCAAGCAGGTCGCAATGACATTGTCATGAACAAGTGTATCAAGATTGAATATCTGGAGATGCAAGAAGTGTAAGAGAAGAAAGTTGGAGGTTCTGTGATGAAATCGCTTATGAAATTTGTAAGATGTTTGGGATTATCTACCTTCATGTTGGTCAGCTTACTAGCCTGTTCTAGCCAGACTAGGTCTGTAGATACTACCTCTTCAACTACTGGCAGTTCTACTAAAATCAGTTCTTCAACCAGCACTTCAACGAACTCGACCAGCTCATCAACTACAAGTTCAGCGACAAGCACCAGTCCTAGTAGCAGCTTAGTTACTGAAAGTTCTAGTCAAACCCAAACCAGTCAATCTGAGGACAGTAGTCAAGTAGCTCCTCCTAGCCAATCCACTCTTCACCCCAATTATCAAGCAATCTTAAATACCTATAGCAAGTGGATAAGAGTGTTGAGAAGTGGTGGGACCTTTGATGATCCGACGGTGGAAGAGGGCTACCTAAAAAATATCGACCCCAATGTTGCATTTTATTATGCCTTACACGATATTGATGGAAATGGTCAGTTAGAACTCTTACTTGCGACTGGTGGAGAGCAGATGTTTGTCTTTTCTATCTGGGGAAATGAAACCTACCCAACTCGCTTGGTTTCTTCCGAAAATGTTCGAGTATATGTAGATATTTTTGATAATGGTCTAATCAGTAGCTTCTTTTTAGACGGCTATCGACCAGAAAGCAACGGAACAATCTATCGCTTGGCTACTGATGGCAGTCAGGTCTATACTGTTGGCACTTTTCGCTTAAATGCTCATACGGGTCAAGTTACTTCTGATGGACCAGAATTTTTGCCAGAAAGAAGTAGGGCTATTCAAGATGTTTTGACTTGGCAATTGTTACAATAATAAAATCAGGCTCCAGAATTTTCTGGGCCTTTTCTTAAAGCTTTCTTAAAACATTTTTAAAATAGCCATAATTGGAGATTTTTTTCTTGCCTTTCCAACTTTTAGCATGCTATAATTGGAAATCACTATTTGAAAATTTATTGAAAATAGTATTCTTACATAGAATTGAGGAAATCATGAAGAAAAAATTAACAGCAGCTCTTATCGCCCTTCTAGCCTTAGCCGCAGCAACCTATAACGCTTTCTTGCTCTTTTTCCAGACGGATACAGCAACAGAAACCACTACCAGCAGCTCCAGTCAGGTTGCAAGTAGCTCTAGTCAAGTCAGCTCAAGCAGTCAAGCAGCAGGGACAAGTGAAGCAAGCTCTAGCCAATCCACAGGCTTGACAGATGGTACCTATACAGGTGCAGTAACATCAACCAACCGCGGTGACTACCAGGTGCAATTAACTGTTTCAGGCGGAAATATCAGCGACGTAACTATCTTGCAGTATCCAAATGATAACCCTGAATCGCAAGAAATCAATGACGGTGCCCTACCGACCTATATTGCAGAAGCTATTTCCAATCAATCAGCTCAAGTCAATCAGATTTCAGGAGCAACTGAAGCCTATAATGGTTTTACAGGCTCCTTGCAAGATGCCATTAACCAAGCCTCATGATAAAAATCATCAACAAGACAGTTGAGGCGATGACCCTGCCCTTTACCATTAGTCTGGCAACTGTACAGGAAAGCCAACTAGAAGAGGAGTTGGACAGACTAAGTTTGGAAATACTGGCTGAGCTAGAACGTTTGGAAGAAAAATTTTCAGCCTTTCGTCCAAGTTCCTTGGTATGTCGTTTTCAAGACGGAGATAGGTCAGTTTTGTTAGACCAGGAATTTCAGGAAGTCTTTTCCCTAGCAGAAATGGCTCATCAAGAAACAGACGGTGCCTTTGACACCTACTATAAAGGGAGCTATGATCCAACTGGTCTGGTCAAGGGCTGGGTGGTTGAAAAAATCTTTCAAAATAAACTCCTACCCTACCTCCAACACCCCGATGTTGAAGCAGTTTGCTTAAATGGAGGAGGAGATATGCAGTTCTCTACCAAGGAAGTAAGTAGTTTCGTCTGGAAGATTGGCATTGAAAATCCTGATAATCTACAGGAAATCCTTGCTGTATTTACAGCCAAGAATGGAGCCATTGCCACATCTGGCTACAGCAAGCGAGGACAGCATATCCCATCTCAAAATGATATCCAACAAATAACCTTTATGGATACCAGTCTGACAAGAGCAGATGTCTGGGCCACAGCTGGATTAAGTATGCCAGAAAACAAATTGGTCCAAGCCATCGCCCGCCACCAACTTAGTGGCTTGTATATCAAGTCCCAGCAATTACAATTTTTTCAAAAAGGAGAATTAGTGCGTGATTAAGAAAAATAACTATGCTTTAGGATTGGCCTGGATGGTGGCTTTATTCATCCTGCCCTTTCCCTTTATCTATACCTTTGTAAGTGGTCTACCGGCAGGTTTTGGTCAAATGAAGGTCAGCATCGCCTTGGGTATCGTGGCTTATGTCTGGATGCTCTTAGCGCTTTACATTGGAACCAAACCTAAGTGGCTGGATCGGTTGATTGGCCTGCCAGCAGCCTATATGATTCACGGCATTCTCAGCCTGGTGGCCATTTACTTCTCCTTTATGCATAAGAACCTCTTACCATCTTATGGCTTGATTGAGCAGACTGGTAATATCGCCTTTCTCATCTTCCTGTCCTTAGCCATTTATTCAATGGTCTTCATGGCAGGATGGTTAACATCTAGAATTCGTTTCCTTGCTAACCTAAAACGCAAACTGGAAACTACCTTCAAACACGAAGTTTCTGTATGGCTCCATCGCTTGAACTTGTTGGCAACCTTTTTGATTTTTGTCCATGTCCAGTTAATTGATTATATCCGTGCAAATACCAGCTTTATGGCAGTCTTCTACTTAGCTTCTGGCTTTGTATTCCTGTCATATCTCTGGGCCAAATTCAAGCCAAATGCAAAAGGCTACACGGCTAAATTAGTCGAAAATCGTGAAATTGCTGACAATATTCACGAATTACAAATTCAATTACCTAAAGGCAAGGCTACTAAATTGAGAGCGGGTGACTTCGTCTTTATCTCCTTCCCAGGTCTTAAGGGCTTGGCTGAGCCCCATCCCTTCTCCCTTGTAAATGCCCCTGATGCAAATGATCAGATTACACTGGCTATTCGTGGAGATGGGGACTTTACCCGTACCTTACAAACTGTTGCAGCTCCAGCTCGTATTCGAGTGGACGGTGGCTACGGTATGTTCCAAACGGTAGTTGAAGATCAGCAGCCAAAAAATATCATCATGATTTCAGGTGGTATTGGTATTACACCTTTGTTGTCGCTAATTGATAAGTTCCCAACAATTGATACAACAGTCTTTCATGGTGCAACTACTGAGGCAGCCCTGATTTACGAAGAAAAATTCAAATCTTGGGAAGCTGAGAGAGAGAATTTCAAGGCAGTCCGAAAAATCGGTGCCTTTGAAGAAGCAGAAGTTTTGTCCGCATTGCCTCATGACTTTGATGAATTGACAGTCTTGGTTTCAGGACCTCCTGTTATGGCTCGTTACTGGATCAAGACCTTGGCAAAAAATGGGGTCCCTAAAACTCAAATTTTCTATGAGGAATTTGGTTGGTAAGTTTATCTTGCCTTCTCATTAGAAAGTCTTATATATTGTAAAGTCGGTTTCTCAAGGGAACTGACTTTTTTAATGCACACAAACATACTAAGATTAGTAGTGAGGAAATCTCCGACGGGAGAAAGTACTCACTACTTTTTCTTTATGATAAAGTAGAGGTGTCTTGTTAAGTCGTAGGGCTTTTTGACGCTAGACGTCGCAACAAAAACTGGCAAGACACCTGTTTTAGAAAGAATGTTATCAAAGTATGTGGGACGCCAGACGTCGAGTATTGAAAATGACATCACTAAAACAAGGAATCATTCAAGACAAAGAGGTAATATCATGCGTGCAGTTTTTGGGATTGATGTGAGTAAGGCAAGTTCAGAAGTGACCATTCTAGTCAATGGTGAGAAAGTTCATGGCTATACCATGTCCAATGACGCCATCGGCTTTGCTCGGCTACTTGGCGATTTGAAAACCGTCCATAAGCCAGAAATCATCTTTGAAGCAACAGGTGTCTACTCTCGTCGTCTTCAAGCTTTTCTGGATGAACATAGCTACGCTTATACACGGCTTAATCCCTTAGAAGCTAAGAAGCAACTGGATAGCTTGCGTGTGCGGAAAACAGATCAAATTGACGCCGAAAAACTGGCTCAATCTCAATTTGTACTGAATCGTAAACCCACTTATGTCCAAGAAGAAGTCTACCAAAACTTGCGGGATCTCAGCCGTTTCTATCAGAATCTGACCGAGGATATTGTTCGAGCTAAAAACCGTCTGCACAAGGTCTTACAAGTCACTTTTCCTGAATTGGAAACTATCTTATCAACACCATCTGGCGAGCAATACTGGAACCTGGTCATAGCTTTTCCTTGCAAGGACTTCGTTCTTGAGTTAAGCAAGGATAAACTCTCAGAAATCATTCGTCAGTCCACCTCAAAACGGATTTCGGACAAGCGTGTGGCGTATTTAGCTGAGAAGTTGATAGCACTAGCTAATCAATCTTACTGTGCCGTCAAGAAAACCTCTCCAATACTAGAAGAGGTGCGTTACTATGCAAAAGAATTGCTTCGGCTTTCTGAACAGAGACAAGCTGTCCTAGACCAAATGGTGGAACTAGCTCAGCCATTACCTGAATATGACATTCTGCTCTCTATTCCTGGAATAGCTGAGACTACTGCAACAAGTATTATTGGTGAACTGGGAGATATTCGCCGTTTTCAGTCTGCCAATCAAATCAATGCCTTTATCGGTATTGACCTGAGACACTATGAATCGGGTAACTTTTTAGCTAAGGAACACATTACCAAGCGTGGCAATCCCTACGCTAGAAAGATTCTGTTCAAATGTATTCACAATATCGCTTCAGCTAGTCACACCAATCCTTGCCATATCGCCGACTTTTATGAGAAACGAAAAAGACAATCGCAAACGACTTCTACAAAGCCGCACACGATTGCCTCCATACATCGTCTCATTCGGACAATGTATTACCTCATAACGCATAACAAACTTTACGATTACACTTTAACTCAAAATCAGTAAGATTGTTTATGCAATATTATTGTAACACCTTATCAAAAATTTTCAACATAAGGTGTTAATTTCGTGTACTCTTTTTTACACGAAACTTTAGTCCAAAAGAAAACAATTTCCTTATTTTGACTATTGAACTCAAAATATTTTTCATCAAATACCTTGATAGGCTTGACAAATGGTAGAAAAAAGCCCTGCCTGAGAGGCTGGACCTAGGAAATTCTATGAAAGAGGAATGTTAGAATTGGAATAAGCTACTACACATGGCGTAAAAAATAGAAAGGAAGAAACCTATTTCAATTCTAAAGATGTAAGAATATACACTTACCATTCCTCAGTTGATAGTATAACATAAAACTATATAGAATTCCAATATTTTTACCCCCTTTTTTTTTTAATTATCGACACAAATTCATGAAAAGCCTATTTTATGCATATTTTGAATAATAGAAAAGAAGTTGATGGTGGTCAACTTCTTTTCTATCCCTGTTTATAAACTATTTCTTTAGGGAACTTTATACTTGTATCCCTACAAAAGAAATGCATATTTTATAAAAAATAGGTTGTGTTATCGTTAGATTATTCATAAACGTAGTTCATTTTTTGGGCCTGATCATCTAAAATTCCTTCGTGGAAGTAAGATTGGGCTAAATAGTGGTAAGGCCAGACATATAGACCGGCTAGGCCAAAGGTGATGACGATAAGCGCAAACCAACCGATAAAGGACAAATCCAATACAAAACGCTTGAATTTGTATCCTTTCATCAATTTTCTACTGGCCTTGATAATGGAAAAGGCTCCAGTGTATTCCTCCCGCTCCAACTGTTCGAATAGGATAAATTCAACTTGAGAGTAGGCATAAATTTGCGGAATATAGATAGCAAGTCCAATGATGGTCAGGAAGATACCGCTAATAAGTAAAATCCCCAGTAAGGCTAGAAGATCTTGAGGAAGGAGATTTGGGTCGGTCGAACCTGTTGATAGAATGATTGTAGCGGTGACGGTGGTGCTACCAATAATTAAACCAAGCCCAAGATAGAAGATCAAGCCCCACAGGAAGAGAAGGAAACTCTTCAAAATATAGGTCTTGAACACCTTTCCAAAATCCTTATGTGAAAAAATGCTGATGCAGTCCTTAAATGAGGTGGCCTGTTTGATATTCTTTGTGACTTGAAATAAGGTCCAAAGGACAGATAGCTGAAGCAAGCCTAAAAGCAAGCCGTAGAAAAATGGAAACAAGGAGGTAGAAAAGAGGTAGCCCGGACTAGCAATGTCTTCGGGTGTCAGGCCAACAAGACTATTGCGAGAAGCAGAGAATAATTGAACGATAACAGATAGAATAACGGGAATAGCTGCTACTTGATAGATACCATCTGTATGATGAATGGTCTGGCGAGCTTTTTCCCTAATCTCAAAAATTGTAAACATCTACAT
The nucleotide sequence above comes from Streptococcus sp. 29887. Encoded proteins:
- a CDS encoding IS110 family transposase; this translates as MRAVFGIDVSKASSEVTILVNGEKVHGYTMSNDAIGFARLLGDLKTVHKPEIIFEATGVYSRRLQAFLDEHSYAYTRLNPLEAKKQLDSLRVRKTDQIDAEKLAQSQFVLNRKPTYVQEEVYQNLRDLSRFYQNLTEDIVRAKNRLHKVLQVTFPELETILSTPSGEQYWNLVIAFPCKDFVLELSKDKLSEIIRQSTSKRISDKRVAYLAEKLIALANQSYCAVKKTSPILEEVRYYAKELLRLSEQRQAVLDQMVELAQPLPEYDILLSIPGIAETTATSIIGELGDIRRFQSANQINAFIGIDLRHYESGNFLAKEHITKRGNPYARKILFKCIHNIASASHTNPCHIADFYEKRKRQSQTTSTKPHTIASIHRLIRTMYYLITHNKLYDYTLTQNQ
- a CDS encoding DUF975 family protein; translation: MFTIFEIREKARQTIHHTDGIYQVAAIPVILSVIVQLFSASRNSLVGLTPEDIASPGYLFSTSLFPFFYGLLLGLLQLSVLWTLFQVTKNIKQATSFKDCISIFSHKDFGKVFKTYILKSFLLFLWGLIFYLGLGLIIGSTTVTATIILSTGSTDPNLLPQDLLALLGILLISGIFLTIIGLAIYIPQIYAYSQVEFILFEQLEREEYTGAFSIIKASRKLMKGYKFKRFVLDLSFIGWFALIVITFGLAGLYVWPYHYLAQSYFHEGILDDQAQKMNYVYE